In Streptomyces sp. NBC_00569, a single genomic region encodes these proteins:
- a CDS encoding carbohydrate ABC transporter permease, which yields MTSPLPTVKTAAETSADTQVTRPAKTPGEPPASRVRRHLPTSPWLFAAPGLAVVAVFILYPFVSTVVNSFTDRRTLIPGEFVGLANFRELLHDDMFWTGLRNSVLYMVGVVPALVLLPLLLALLVQKNIPGITFFRSAFYTPVVASIVVVGLIWVWMLDERGLVNSALEAVGIGRVGFLSDQWLLLLSAMAVTVWKGLGYYMIIYLAALANVPRELHEAASVDGAGAVRRFFTVTVPAVRSTMVLVAALSSVAAFKVFSEVYLMAGPNGGPAGEDTTLVMLVQRTGTGLTGRVGYASAISVVVFVVTVALMLLVLRADRKEDV from the coding sequence CACAGGTGACGCGACCCGCGAAGACCCCGGGCGAGCCGCCCGCGTCCCGCGTCAGGCGACATCTGCCCACCAGTCCCTGGCTGTTCGCCGCCCCCGGGCTCGCGGTCGTCGCCGTCTTCATCCTGTATCCGTTCGTCTCCACCGTGGTCAACTCCTTCACCGACCGGCGGACCCTGATCCCCGGCGAGTTCGTAGGCCTGGCCAACTTCCGGGAGCTGCTGCACGACGACATGTTCTGGACGGGGCTGCGCAACAGCGTCCTGTACATGGTCGGGGTCGTCCCCGCCCTCGTACTCCTCCCGCTGCTGCTTGCCCTCCTCGTCCAGAAGAACATCCCGGGCATCACCTTCTTCCGGTCGGCCTTCTACACGCCGGTGGTCGCGTCCATCGTCGTGGTCGGCCTGATCTGGGTGTGGATGCTGGACGAGCGCGGGCTGGTGAACTCAGCTCTCGAAGCCGTGGGCATCGGCAGGGTCGGCTTCCTCAGCGACCAGTGGCTGCTCCTGTTGAGCGCCATGGCCGTCACGGTCTGGAAGGGCCTCGGCTACTACATGATCATTTACCTGGCGGCACTGGCCAACGTGCCGCGCGAGTTGCACGAGGCAGCCTCGGTGGACGGTGCGGGCGCGGTGCGCCGCTTCTTCACCGTCACCGTGCCCGCCGTGCGCTCCACCATGGTCCTGGTCGCCGCGCTCTCCTCGGTCGCCGCCTTCAAGGTGTTCTCCGAGGTCTATCTGATGGCGGGGCCGAACGGTGGCCCCGCGGGCGAGGACACCACGCTCGTGATGCTCGTGCAGCGCACCGGCACCGGTCTGACCGGCCGCGTCGGCTACGCGTCGGCGATCTCCGTCGTCGTCTTCGTCGTCACCGTCGCGCTGATGCTGCTCGTGCTCCGCGCCGACCGTAAGGAGGACGTGTGA